The Pirellulales bacterium DNA window ACTCTACGAACAAGCCGTGAAGCTGCAGAACGGTGAGAAATTCGCCGACGCCGGCAAAGTGTTCGCGCAAATCGTCGAACTCAACATCCAATTTTGCGGCAAGGATCATTATCGCACGCGCTTCGCGCGGAATCGCTTGCACGAGAACGGTTGGCTGGCGGCCCTGTCGGCCGTCGATCGCAAGAAGCTGCTCAATAGCCGGCAATTGGGCGAAACCTCGATGGAAGATCGTGCCCAAGGTCGGCCCATCGAGGCCGTCGACCATACTCGGCAAGCAGCCCAAATCCTCGGCGATCTCGGCGGAAAAGAAACGATCGCCTTCGCCAAGCTGTGCGAGCTGAACGGCGTGTCGTCGGCCGACGCCGGCGATCTGGCGGCGGCCGATCGCAGCCTGCGGATGGCGATCGAAGTCTACGGGAAGACGGTCGGCCATCCGTCGCTCGAAGAAGCCAGCGCGCTGGCCGCGATGAGTGAAATGTATGCCACTCGCGGCGACATGCAAGCGTCGTTGCAGTGCATCATGCAAGCGGTCAACGCCGAAGTAGCGTGCCGCGTCGCCGGCGAGCCGGATGCCATGGCGTCGTACCTCATGTGCAAGCTCGGCCGGCGATTTCGCGATCTGGGTGAATACGCGCTGGCCGAACATATCTTCCAGCAGACGGCCAATGTGGCTCGCCTCGCCAACGGCATCCGCAGCAACGAATATATCGGTTGCACCCAAGATCTCGCGGCAACCTATCTCTACGAAGGCAAATACCACGAAACCGAGGCGATCGAACTGGAGGTGCTCGAATTAATCGACCAAGGCGCCGCTTCGGGCTCGAACACGCTGGCGATTCTCGCCCGGGGATTGATGGGCTGTGCCTATGTGCAGATGGGCAAATTCGACATGGCCGACCCCGTGCTCATGCGCACCCTCGATCTGGCCCGCAATACGCTCGATGAAAAGAGCCCCTATGTCGGCTTGCTGGAAGGGGGCGTCGCGGAATTGGACATCGCGAAAAAACAATATCAGGCGGCCGAGCCCCTCTTGGCCCGCGCCATGTCCCTCTCGGAACCAAAGAACGACCTGTACAAGCCATGGTATATGCGGCTGGTGAACGACCAGCTCACCGTGTTGCGCAATACCGGTCGCGAGGCGGAAGCGGCGAAACTGCAAGCTCGCAAAGAATCGCTCGAATCGAGCCGCGTCGCGCTGTGCAACAAGCTCCGCGCGGCCGGCCTGTTGCCCAAAGCCGCGCCGGTCGACTCGACTCCGCAAATGGCCTCGCGCCCCTCGCCGATCATCCGCTGATTGCTGGCGCACAAGCGCGCTTCGGCGCACGCAAGGAAATGTGCATGTTCGTTTCGTCGAAGCTGGTGCTGACGATGGCGACCGCAGCCGTTGCGCTCGGGATGGCCGCCGTCGGGCTTGCGCAGGTGCCGGCCCCTGCGCCGACGCCATTCCCCGGCTCGACCGCCGAATCGCCGACCGCGTCACCGCCGAGCGCCGCGGTCCCCTCCGCCGCGCCGTTGGAGACGGGCCCTCCCGTCCGGCCATCGATCGCCCGGGTGGTCAAATCCAGCGGTATCCTCCCGAACGATCACGGCCAAGTTTGGCGTGAATACGATATCAGCCCCTTCACGCTCCGCCCCAACAATGCCAGCCGGCCGGAACAGGCGATCGTCGATTGGATTCTTCGCCAGACGGGCTATGAAGCGTGGCACTCCGAACCGCTCGGGATTCTCAGCGCCACGCACACCACGCTACGGGTCTATCACACGCCGGAAATGCAAGCGGTCGTTTCGGAACTGGTCGACCGATTCGTCAATCCGCCGGCGCAAACGCAGATGTTCAACATGCGCGTCGTCAGCATGGGCAGCCCCAGTTGGCGGGCGAAGTTCGTGAAGATCATGCATGCGCTGCCGGTGCAATCGCAGGGAATCCAGGCCTGGCTGTTGACACGCGAAGACGCGTCGCTGCTGTTCGCCGATTTGCGCAAGCGCAGCGACGCGCGCGAATTCAGTTCGCCAAACGCGCTCGTGGCCAACGGGCAATCGATCGTCGTTTCCACGATGCATCCCCACGGCTACACCGGCGCCGTCACCCTCCATCCCGAGCAGATCCATCCGGGCTTCGAGCCGCAGGTGATGCAATTCAACGAGGGATTTTCGCTCGAATTCAACCCGTTGTTGTCGCTCGATGGCCGATCGGTCGACGCCATGATCCACTGCGATATCGATCAACTCGAGCGGACGGTGACGGCGAGTGTCGATGTTCCCACGCCGATCGCCCCGCGGCAGCACACCGAGATCGAAATTCCGCAAACATCGAGCTACCGGCTCCGCGAACTTTTTCACTGGCCTGCGAACCAGGTGTTGATGATCAGCTTCGGCATCGTGGCCGCGCCGATCGCCTCGGAATCGCCGATCCATTTCTCGCTCGGTTCGGGGCCGCCGCGAGCGGAACTGCTTGCATTCATCGAAGACCGCGGGACTGCGCCTAATCCGCTGGCCGGCACGATTCCGGCGGGAGCGGCGCCGGTTGTCACGCTACCCGGCACGGCGCCGATGACCGTGCTGCCGGCGGTCCCGCCCGCGATCGAGCCTCTCACCGATCGCCGCAGTGCAAGCTCGATCTATCGCTCACCCTATTGAGCGGAATTTCACGCGCAGGCTCGGCCGGAAAATAACTTCTCCGCAGCCCCCTCTCGCCTTGCGGGAGAGTGCAGGGTGCGGGATTCGAAAAACGGAAGTTATTCTTCGGCCGAGACTAACGCCGTTTTGAGGAGCAAACACGCCACGGCAATTGACGGGCGACATGCCGACTGCCTCGAGCTTGGCATTACCTAACGCCCGCCTTGACACCGCCCGGCAATCCGGTAATCTAAGGGATTCAATTGGGGAATATGCCAGCGGTCAACTTCCAGCCTGAGCCGTGACCAGATGCCAACGATCAATCAATTAGTTCGCCGTGCTCGCAAGCCGCCGCGAAAATTCAGCAAATCGCCGGTGCTCGACCGCTGTCCGCAAAAGCGGGGCGTTTGCTTGCAGGTCAAAACGATGACGCCGAAGAAGCCGAACTCGGCTTTGCGGAAGATCGCCCGCGTGCGGCTTTCGAACGGCAAGGAAGTGACCGTTTATATCCCCGGCGAAGGACACAGCTTGCAGGAACACTCGATCGTGCTGGTGCGCGGCGGGCGAGTTCGCGATTTGCCAGGCGTTCGCTACCATATCGTCCGCGGAGCGCTCGATACGCTGGGCGTCGAAGGACGCAAGCAGTCGCGCAGCCTGTACGGCGCGAAGAAGACGTAACGCTAGCATCCGCAGCGAGCGACATCACAAAAGCGACCGACAAATAGATAATAACTGTTCAAACCCGCATTCTTGATTTTTAGCCATGGGCCGAATTACCGCCAGCCGCGAAACGTTGAAACCCGATCCCCGCTTCGGTTCGATCCTTGCCAGCAAGTTCATCAATTGCTTGATGCACGACGGCAAGAAGAGCACCGCGCAGCGCGTGTTTTACGATGCGCTCGAGATCATCAAGACCAAAGTGCAAGGGACCGAGCCGATCGACGTGTTCACCCAGGCGTTGGAGAACGTGAAGCCCTCGATCGAGGTTCGCTCGAAGCGGGTCGGCGGGGCCGCGTATCAAGTGCCGATGCAAGTGAATCGCAACCGCCAGCAGTCGTTGGCGATCCGCTGGATTCTGACGTCCGTTCGGGAAAAGAAGGGCCGGCCGACTCACGAGAAATTAGCCGAAGAACTGATCGCCGGCTTCAACCGTGAAGGGGCCGCGATGGCCAAGCGGGAAAACGTTCATCGCATGGCCGATGCGAACAAGGCGTTTGCACACTTTGCGTGGTAGGAATTCATCATTTGGATGGTTCGGGCCGGAAGGATTCTGGCTCGTGGCAAGAAAGGTCAATGGATTGACGATTCGCTCCTCGGAACACCCGGCCGGTATTACCGGCCTCAATTTTCGGGACCGGAGGACAGCGACCGCGGTTTAGGGTTTCGGAGGCCGTCCTCGGATCCCTAGCCCCCGGTCTCTGGCCTCTGGTCCTTTTTTGTTTGTGACGCGCACGCTGGCAAGACGGGGTCTGGCTCATTTTTCGGTTCGTGGCGGCCTGAACGACCGCCAGCGGCATCGCCGAAAAATGTGCCTGACCCCCTGAATCACCAATGAACCGCACGCTGGCAAGCATTCGAAACATCGGCATCATCGCCCACATCGATGCGGGCAAGACTACCGTTACCGAACGGATGCTCTACTACACCAAAGCCAGCCACAAGATGGGCGATGTCGACAAGGGAACCACCGTCACCGATTTCGATCCGGAAGAACAGCAGCGCGGCATCACGATCTATTCCGCTTGCGTCAGCTTTCAATGGAAAGACGTAACCGTGAATCTTATCGATACACCCGGGCATGTGGATTTCACCGCCGAAGTGGAGCGGAGCCTTCGTGTATTGGACGGCGGCGTGGTGGTGTTCAGTGCTCGCGAGGGAGTCGAGGCGCAGAGCGAAACGGTTTGGCGGCAGGCCGACAAATACGGCGTTCCGCGGTTGGCGTTCATCAACAAGATGGACCGCGAAGGGGCTGATTTCGCCGGCACGCTCGACGAAATTCGCAAGCGTCTGGGGGCCAATCCCGTGGCAATCCAGATTCCCTGCGGAGTCGGACCGCCTCACGTCGCCAATCCGTTTCGCGGCGTGATCGATTTGATCGACATGCGCATGCTTCGCTTCACTCCCGAGAGCCAAGGAGCGGAGTTGGTGGCCGAGGAAATCCCTCCGGAAATGCACGACGAGGCCGAACTGTGGCGCGAGCAAATGCTCGGTCAGCTCTTCGACTATTCGAACGAACTGGCCGAACTGGTGCTCGAAGAATCGCCGGTTCCGACCGAGTTGATCCACCGCGTGCTGCGCGAGGCCACGGTGCACCGGATGATCGTGCCGGTGCTCTGCGGCTCGGCGCTCGACCACATCGGCATCCAGCCGCTGTTGGATGGGGTGATGTTCTACCTGCCGAGCCCGGCCGATATGCCGCCCATCGAAGGCGTCGATCCGCGACAGCCGGAAACCCGTCTGGCGCGGAAGCCGGACGTCGGCGAGCCGTTTTGCGGATTGGTGTTCAAGATTCTGGCCGAGAAGCACGGCGATTTATACTACGTGCGGATTTATTCGGGCCGGCTCAAGGCCAATAGCCGCGTCTACAATCCCGGCAAGGACAAGAAGGAAAATGCCGCCCAGCTTTGGCATATCCAGGCCGATCGCCGCGAGCAGGTGCCGTCGGCCGAGGCGGGCGATATCGTCGGCATCATCGGCCCGCGCATTTCGGTTACCGGCGATACGGTTTGCGACGCGGCCGAACCGATCCTGCTCGAATCGATCCATTTCCCCGAGACGGTGATCTCAATGGCCATCGAGCCGGAAACGTCGCTCGAGCGCAAGAAGCTCGGCGAGGTGCTCGAGATGATGAAACGCCAAGACCCGACTTTCCGTGCCCATGAAAACGAGGAAACTGGCCAGACGATCATCAGCGGGATGGGTGAATTGCATCTTGAGGTGATCAAGCACCGCCTCTTGCGCGATTTCAATCTCGACGTGCGCGTGCACAAACCGCGGGTCAGCTACAAGGAAACCGTGGCGGCCGCGGCCGAGGCGATCGGCAAGTGCAACCGCCAGATCGGCGGCCAAACGCTCTTCGCCGAAGCCAAGGTTCGCATCACCCCGCGAGACGACAACAAGCCGGCACACGTCTTCACGAACTGGTTTAGCGAAGCCGCTCCGGTGCGCAATGCCATCGCCACGCTCGTCTCGGCGCTGAAGGAGCATGCCGAAGGGGGCGGGATGTTGGGCTGCCCGCTTTGGAATTGTTCGCTCGAATTGCTCGAGCATCCGCTGCCCGAGCCGATTCCGACGGAAGTGCCACTGCGGATCGCGGCCGCCGATGCATTCAATCGCGTGTTGGAAGCCGCGGGCGTCGTGCTGTTGGAGCCGATCATGGCTGTCGAAGTCACCACGCCCGACGAGCACCTGGGCGACGTGATCAACGATCTCCAGCAGCGCCGGGCGATCATCACCCGCACGCAGAATCGCGGTGTGATTACGGTCGTCGACGCGGAAGCGCCGTTGGCGGCGATGTTTGGTTATTCGATGGCCGTGCGCAGTTTGAGCCAAGGGCGAGCGAGTTTTTCGATGGAGCCGTTGAAATATGGCCCCGCGCCGCCGGAAGTGCGTGAAGGATTTATGTGATAGCGCGGGTGAACACGGCAACCCTGCTTCATGGATGCAAGCAGGATAGGCAAGAAGCCTGAAAAGAACAAAGGATTGTTATGTACCAGACGAGTCTCGACACTCGGGGCCGCAGCACCGCGGAGTCGATCGACGCCGATCCCCTTCTGCAACTCTATCGCTGGATGCTGCTGAGCCGGCAACTCGATACCGCCAAGGCCGACCTGGTCAACCGCGGCGAAGCATTCTTCCATATCTCCGGCTGCGGCCATGAGGGAATGGCCGCCCTCCGCCCGCATCTCACCTCGGCCGATTGGCTCCATCTGCACTACCGCGATCAGGCCCTCGCGCTGGCGATGGGCGTTCCGCCGGAGGCGTATCTCAATAGCGTGCTGTGCAACAGCCAATCGTATTGCCAGGGGCGGCAAATGAGCGCCATGCTGAGCTGGCGCCCGCTCAACATCTTGAGCACCACCACGTCCGTCGGAAACAGCGGGCTGCAAGCCGCCGGCGTGGCGCTCGAAATCCGGGATCGCCCCGGCCGGCCGATCGTCGTTTGCTCGATGGGCGACGGAACGAGCCAGCAGGGCGAAGTAATGGAAGCGCTCGCCGAAGCCGCTCGATCCGAACTGCCCATGTTGTTCGTCGTGGAAGACAATGGTTATTCGATCTCAACGCCCACTGCCGGCCGGACATTTTATAACGCGTCGCGCGGGACCGTCGAGCCGCAAAGCTTCCTTGGCTTGCCGATCCATCGGCTCGATGGCCGCGACGTGGTTCCCTGCTATCGCCAGCTCGGCCCGATCGTTGAATCGGTGCGATCGACGCGGCGCCCGGCAATCGTGCTGCTGCGCGTCGAACGTCTTGCCGACCACTCGAATGCCGACGACGAGCGGCTCTACCGCAGCGAAGAGAATCGCCGCGAGGCCCGCGAAACGGGCGATCCGATCCAAAATCTTTCCCTCCGGCTGCTCGGCCGCGGAACGCCCCAAACGACGCTCGAAGCGATCGAGGAAAGCGTGCGCGGCGAGATTCTGGCCGCCGTCGAACATTCGCTGGCCGTCGAGCAGCCGGCGGTCGTGCTCGATGCCAAAGCGAAGCTTCCTCCACATCTCGTTTCATCCGCCGCCGAATTCCGTGGTGACGGCAGCAATACGAACGGCGCGGCCCAACTCACGATGCTCGAAGCCATGCGCGAGGTGCTGCGAACGCGGCTGGCTGCCGATCCTCGCGTATGTCTGTTTGGCGAGGATATCGAAGATCCGAAGGGGGATGTCTTCGGGGTAACACGCGGCTTATCGACCGCATTTCCCGGCCGGGTGGTGAATTCGCCGCTCAGCGAAGCGACGATCATGGGCGTCAGCATCGGCCGGGCTCTGATGGGTTCGCGGCCCGTCGCCTTCTTGCAATTCGCGGATTTCCTGCCGGTGACGCTGAACCAGGTCATGTCGGAACTAAGCACGATGCACTGGCGCACGGCGGGCGAATGGAATTGCCCGGTGATCGTCATGGCGGCCTGCGGCGGCTATCGCCCCGGCCTGGGACCGTTTCACTCGCAAACCATGGAAGCGATCGCCGCACACATGCCGGGCGTCGACGTGTTCATGCCCTCGACCGCCACCGACGCGGCCGGCTTGCTGAATGCGGCCTTCGAATCGCCCCGGCCATCGCTCGTTCTCTATCCGAAAGTCTGCCTCAACGACCGCAACACGACCACCTCGGCCGATGTCGAACGCAAACTCGTTCCGATCGGCAAGGCGCGGCATGTCACGCGCGGCGATCATCTATCGATCGTCGCCTGGGGAAGCACCGTGCAGATTTGCGAAAAAGCCGCGGCCGCGATCGCCGCCGCGGGCCAAGGCCTCGGCGTGGATTTGATCGATTTGCGATCCATCGCGCCTTGGGATCAAGACGCGGTTCTCGAATCGGCCACGCGCACCGGCAAGCTGTTGGTCGTGCATGAAGACAATCTAACTTGCGGCTTCGGGGCGGAAATCGTTGCCACCGTTTGCGAGAAAGCTTCGCGGCGCGTTGTCGCGCGGCGCGTGACGCGTCCCGACACGTATGTGCCGTGCAATTTCCCGAATCAGCTCGAAGTTCTGCCGTCGTTCAAGCGCGTGATGAGCGTTGCCGCCGAACTGCTGGATCTCGATTTGACG harbors:
- the rpsG gene encoding 30S ribosomal protein S7, yielding MGRITASRETLKPDPRFGSILASKFINCLMHDGKKSTAQRVFYDALEIIKTKVQGTEPIDVFTQALENVKPSIEVRSKRVGGAAYQVPMQVNRNRQQSLAIRWILTSVREKKGRPTHEKLAEELIAGFNREGAAMAKRENVHRMADANKAFAHFAW
- a CDS encoding beta-ketoacyl-ACP synthase 3 gives rise to the protein MYQTSLDTRGRSTAESIDADPLLQLYRWMLLSRQLDTAKADLVNRGEAFFHISGCGHEGMAALRPHLTSADWLHLHYRDQALALAMGVPPEAYLNSVLCNSQSYCQGRQMSAMLSWRPLNILSTTTSVGNSGLQAAGVALEIRDRPGRPIVVCSMGDGTSQQGEVMEALAEAARSELPMLFVVEDNGYSISTPTAGRTFYNASRGTVEPQSFLGLPIHRLDGRDVVPCYRQLGPIVESVRSTRRPAIVLLRVERLADHSNADDERLYRSEENRREARETGDPIQNLSLRLLGRGTPQTTLEAIEESVRGEILAAVEHSLAVEQPAVVLDAKAKLPPHLVSSAAEFRGDGSNTNGAAQLTMLEAMREVLRTRLAADPRVCLFGEDIEDPKGDVFGVTRGLSTAFPGRVVNSPLSEATIMGVSIGRALMGSRPVAFLQFADFLPVTLNQVMSELSTMHWRTAGEWNCPVIVMAACGGYRPGLGPFHSQTMEAIAAHMPGVDVFMPSTATDAAGLLNAAFESPRPSLVLYPKVCLNDRNTTTSADVERKLVPIGKARHVTRGDHLSIVAWGSTVQICEKAAAAIAAAGQGLGVDLIDLRSIAPWDQDAVLESATRTGKLLVVHEDNLTCGFGAEIVATVCEKASRRVVARRVTRPDTYVPCNFPNQLEVLPSFKRVMSVAAELLDLDLTWTLPPSGDDGLFVVEAMGASPADQAITIVEWAVKPGQHITAGDHLAVVEADKAVTDLSAPVTGIVARLLVAPGQSARIGLPIAEISPETKIRRQRQTTREESGTPVLRRRGKATAPREAADRGSATPIGSLVAMSAPYAARGSRLVTNAELAPRFPGKTAEDIVRGTGIHARPWLGEGQTMLAMAMQAVQAAIAGEGIKPHDIDLIICSTSTPPFATPTTACLVLNELSKLGESLEIPAYDLSAACSGYLYAMASAHDFLRAKPNGIALVLTAEAMSRVVDPADFDSAILFGDAASATILYGQENVGGSRAMVRRPVLSGKGEDGSLLSVPSAGWGGYLKMNGKKVFAEAVKQMVAILKRACAEAGIQISDLSLVVPHQANARIVEAVRQRAGISVDRMVNDIGQSGNTSSSTIPLCLADLLVKQPAGGKIGLCAFGAGLTMGAAIVELLPAQS
- the fusA gene encoding elongation factor G, whose translation is MNRTLASIRNIGIIAHIDAGKTTVTERMLYYTKASHKMGDVDKGTTVTDFDPEEQQRGITIYSACVSFQWKDVTVNLIDTPGHVDFTAEVERSLRVLDGGVVVFSAREGVEAQSETVWRQADKYGVPRLAFINKMDREGADFAGTLDEIRKRLGANPVAIQIPCGVGPPHVANPFRGVIDLIDMRMLRFTPESQGAELVAEEIPPEMHDEAELWREQMLGQLFDYSNELAELVLEESPVPTELIHRVLREATVHRMIVPVLCGSALDHIGIQPLLDGVMFYLPSPADMPPIEGVDPRQPETRLARKPDVGEPFCGLVFKILAEKHGDLYYVRIYSGRLKANSRVYNPGKDKKENAAQLWHIQADRREQVPSAEAGDIVGIIGPRISVTGDTVCDAAEPILLESIHFPETVISMAIEPETSLERKKLGEVLEMMKRQDPTFRAHENEETGQTIISGMGELHLEVIKHRLLRDFNLDVRVHKPRVSYKETVAAAAEAIGKCNRQIGGQTLFAEAKVRITPRDDNKPAHVFTNWFSEAAPVRNAIATLVSALKEHAEGGGMLGCPLWNCSLELLEHPLPEPIPTEVPLRIAAADAFNRVLEAAGVVLLEPIMAVEVTTPDEHLGDVINDLQQRRAIITRTQNRGVITVVDAEAPLAAMFGYSMAVRSLSQGRASFSMEPLKYGPAPPEVREGFM
- the rpsL gene encoding 30S ribosomal protein S12 encodes the protein MPTINQLVRRARKPPRKFSKSPVLDRCPQKRGVCLQVKTMTPKKPNSALRKIARVRLSNGKEVTVYIPGEGHSLQEHSIVLVRGGRVRDLPGVRYHIVRGALDTLGVEGRKQSRSLYGAKKT